A genomic window from Cupriavidus metallidurans CH34 includes:
- a CDS encoding porin has product MKKQYKPALKLAAIAATLFSGAAMAQSSVTLYGMADAFIGGVKNPGSGDRAYVVNSGGMQTSYWGIKGTEDLGMGTKAIFDLNGFFRPDTGSMGRFTGDSMFSRNAFVGLTNETYGTLKIGRNTTPYFVSTILFNPLVDSYTFSPMIFHTYFPTPQNVGGVSDPGILGDSGWNNSLLYSTPNFGGLTANFIYGFGESPGNNGKNKWGGNLTYFSGNFAATLAFQQVKFDVAPFDPQNANLAGLDKQSAVQAGVTYDFKIVKAFLQGQYIKTNFNTSTNGGDIKHIDGQAGVAVPVGAGNILASYTYGRVLNEVAGIKRNTFAVAYDYNLSKRTDVYGAYYYDKVSGVEHGDTFGVGVRHRF; this is encoded by the coding sequence ATGAAGAAGCAGTACAAGCCGGCTCTCAAGCTGGCGGCGATCGCAGCCACCCTTTTCTCCGGCGCGGCCATGGCCCAGTCCAGCGTGACGCTGTACGGCATGGCCGATGCTTTCATCGGAGGCGTCAAGAATCCGGGCTCGGGCGACCGCGCCTACGTAGTCAACTCGGGTGGCATGCAAACCTCGTACTGGGGCATCAAGGGTACCGAGGACCTGGGCATGGGCACGAAGGCCATCTTCGACCTGAACGGCTTCTTCCGCCCCGACACCGGTAGCATGGGCCGCTTCACCGGCGACTCGATGTTCAGCCGCAATGCCTTCGTCGGCCTGACGAACGAAACCTACGGCACGCTGAAGATCGGCCGCAACACGACGCCGTACTTCGTGTCGACGATCCTGTTCAACCCGCTGGTCGACTCGTACACGTTCAGCCCGATGATCTTCCACACGTACTTCCCGACGCCTCAAAACGTTGGCGGCGTGTCCGATCCGGGCATCCTGGGCGATTCGGGCTGGAACAACTCGCTGCTGTACTCGACGCCGAACTTCGGTGGCCTGACCGCGAACTTCATCTACGGCTTTGGCGAATCGCCCGGTAACAACGGCAAGAACAAGTGGGGCGGCAACCTGACCTACTTCTCCGGCAACTTCGCGGCGACGCTGGCATTCCAGCAGGTCAAGTTCGACGTTGCTCCGTTTGACCCGCAGAATGCCAATCTCGCGGGCCTCGACAAGCAGTCCGCCGTCCAGGCTGGCGTGACGTACGACTTCAAGATCGTCAAGGCCTTCCTGCAAGGCCAGTACATCAAGACCAACTTCAACACGAGCACCAATGGCGGCGACATCAAGCACATCGACGGCCAGGCCGGCGTCGCGGTGCCGGTTGGCGCAGGCAATATCCTGGCGTCGTACACCTACGGCCGCGTGCTGAACGAAGTTGCTGGCATCAAGCGCAATACGTTCGCCGTCGCCTACGACTACAACCTGTCGAAGCGCACCGACGTCTACGGTGCCTACTACTACGACAAGGTGTCGGGCGTCGAGCACGGCGACACCTTCGGCGTCGGCGTTCGCCACCGCTTCTGA
- a CDS encoding DUF4136 domain-containing protein, whose translation MALGSLWLAGCATTVTTEVTAFRQAGWQNDAPRTYAFEHTSQQEEQLERQTFEQWLADTLSGLGFEQRPAGQARYLVTMDYDAAPGIAQVAETVYPDPWYGPWGPYWGPYGGYRPYGPWGWGPGYWPPQTVIRDVPVTYSNVRVYFKDAASGKRVYQVTATNTTESGNPAAVMPYMIRSAFADFPAESGRPRRVTLEVDKDKK comes from the coding sequence ATGGCGCTGGGCTCGCTCTGGCTGGCGGGATGCGCCACCACGGTGACCACCGAGGTCACCGCGTTCCGGCAGGCCGGATGGCAGAACGATGCGCCGCGTACCTACGCGTTCGAGCACACGTCGCAGCAGGAAGAGCAACTTGAGCGCCAGACCTTCGAGCAGTGGCTGGCAGACACCTTGTCCGGACTCGGCTTCGAGCAGCGCCCGGCGGGCCAGGCACGCTATCTGGTGACGATGGACTACGACGCCGCGCCCGGGATTGCCCAGGTGGCGGAGACCGTCTACCCCGACCCCTGGTACGGACCTTGGGGGCCGTACTGGGGCCCTTATGGCGGGTATCGACCCTATGGCCCCTGGGGATGGGGCCCCGGCTACTGGCCGCCCCAGACCGTGATACGCGACGTGCCCGTGACCTATTCGAACGTGCGCGTCTATTTCAAGGATGCAGCCAGCGGCAAGCGCGTCTACCAGGTCACTGCCACCAATACGACCGAGAGTGGTAATCCGGCGGCGGTGATGCCCTACATGATCCGCAGCGCGTTTGCGGACTTCCCGGCCGAGAGCGGGCGGCCGCGTCGCGTGACGCTGGAGGTCGACAAGGACAAGAAGTAG
- the uraD gene encoding 2-oxo-4-hydroxy-4-carboxy-5-ureidoimidazoline decarboxylase — translation MSQTTYTIAQLNTMPEAEFIAVLGGIYEHSPWFAETAARKRPFANTAELASALRGAVDAAGQEAQLKLVRAHPELAGKAAVRGELTAESTREQAGAGLDQCTPEEFQRLQGLNEAYNRKFGFPFILAVRGYDRHGIIDAFARRLENAPEVELQTCINQIHRIAQFRLNDLVSA, via the coding sequence ATGAGCCAGACCACCTACACGATCGCCCAACTCAACACGATGCCCGAGGCCGAATTCATCGCGGTCCTCGGCGGCATCTACGAACACTCCCCCTGGTTCGCCGAAACGGCGGCGCGCAAGCGCCCCTTCGCCAATACGGCGGAACTGGCGTCGGCCCTGCGCGGCGCCGTGGATGCCGCGGGCCAGGAAGCGCAACTCAAGCTCGTGCGCGCTCACCCGGAACTGGCGGGCAAGGCCGCGGTGCGCGGCGAACTGACGGCGGAATCCACGCGCGAGCAGGCTGGCGCCGGACTCGATCAGTGCACGCCCGAGGAATTCCAGCGCCTGCAGGGACTGAACGAAGCCTACAACCGGAAGTTCGGCTTCCCGTTCATCCTCGCGGTCCGCGGCTATGACCGGCACGGCATCATCGACGCTTTTGCAAGGCGCCTGGAAAACGCCCCGGAGGTCGAGTTGCAAACTTGCATCAACCAGATTCATCGGATTGCGCAGTTCCGTCTGAACGACTTAGTATCCGCCTGA
- the puuE gene encoding allantoinase PuuE: MTHDNYPRDLIGYGAQPPHARWPGGARIALQFVLNYEEGGENCVLHGDAASEQFLSEIVGAAAYPARHMSMEGIYEYGSRAGVWRLLREFEQRKLPLTVFGVSMALQRHPELTRAFVELGHEIACHGYRWIHYQGIDEAIEREHMRIGMEIIKELTGEMPLGWYTGRDSPNTRRLVVEHGGLLYDADYYGDDLPFWTDVEITGGQKKPHLVVPYTLDTNDMRFATPQGFNTGEQFFQYLKDAFDVLYAEGDPQGQDRPKMLSIGMHCRLLGRPGRFRALQRFLDYVQSHDKVWICRRVDIARHWIETHPYRSHA; the protein is encoded by the coding sequence ATGACACACGATAACTATCCACGCGATCTCATTGGCTACGGCGCGCAGCCACCGCACGCCCGCTGGCCGGGCGGCGCGCGCATCGCGCTGCAGTTCGTGCTCAATTACGAGGAAGGCGGTGAGAACTGCGTGCTGCACGGCGACGCGGCATCCGAGCAGTTCCTGTCCGAGATCGTTGGTGCCGCCGCCTATCCGGCGCGACACATGAGCATGGAGGGCATCTACGAATACGGCTCGCGCGCCGGCGTCTGGCGCCTGCTGCGCGAGTTCGAGCAACGCAAGCTGCCGCTGACGGTCTTCGGCGTGTCGATGGCGCTGCAGCGCCATCCGGAACTGACCCGCGCGTTCGTCGAACTCGGTCACGAGATCGCCTGCCACGGCTACCGCTGGATTCACTACCAGGGCATCGACGAAGCCATCGAGCGCGAGCACATGCGCATCGGCATGGAGATCATCAAGGAGCTGACCGGCGAGATGCCGCTGGGCTGGTACACCGGCCGCGACAGCCCCAACACGCGCCGGCTGGTGGTCGAGCACGGCGGGCTGCTCTATGACGCCGACTACTACGGCGACGACCTGCCCTTCTGGACCGATGTGGAAATCACGGGTGGCCAGAAGAAGCCCCATCTGGTGGTGCCGTACACACTCGACACCAACGACATGCGCTTCGCCACGCCCCAGGGCTTCAACACGGGCGAGCAGTTCTTCCAGTATCTGAAGGATGCCTTCGACGTGCTCTACGCCGAAGGCGATCCGCAGGGCCAGGACCGCCCGAAGATGCTGTCGATCGGCATGCATTGCCGCTTGCTGGGCCGCCCGGGACGTTTCCGCGCGCTGCAGCGATTCCTGGATTACGTGCAGTCTCACGACAAGGTGTGGATCTGCAGGCGTGTCGATATCGCCCGCCACTGGATTGAAACCCACCCCTATCGGAGCCACGCATGA
- a CDS encoding NADP-dependent malic enzyme, whose amino-acid sequence MSSKTTGDAPQHAPNSPEAQLRLAALEYHRSPTKGKIQVTATKALSNQRDLSLAYSPGVAYACEEIHKDPAMAAEYTSRANLVAVVTNGTAVLGLGDIGPLAGKPVMEGKGCLFKKFAGIDVFDIELDARDPDKIVEIVAALEPTLGGVNLEDIKAPECFYIEQKLRERMNIPVFHDDQHGTAIISTAALLNGLKVVGKDIAKVKLAVSGAGAAAIACLDTMVSLGVNRENIYVVDSKGVIFQGRDANMEANKARYAQDTSARTLADIVKDADVFLGCSTAGVLTGDMVKTMADRPIILALANPEPEIRPEVAKAARPDCIIATGRSDYPNQVNNVLCFPYIFRGALDCGATKITEAMKLACVKAIAELAEAELNDAVAAAYGGRELKFGPDYIIPTPFDQRLIEKIAPAVAKAAEESGVATRPIKDLEAYRQQLTSYVYHTGMIMKPVFTAAKAAPKRVAYAEGEEERVLRAVQGVVDEGLARPILIGRPHVIQMRIDKAGLRLRPGVDFELINPEDDPRYRAYHEEYHALRGRDGVTPDMAKVALRRSNTLIGTMLMHMGDADALLCGTVGRFEAHLEHVRDVIGLAPGAKVFAAMNALMLEKYTLFITDTFVNDDPSAEELAAITQLAAEEIARFGLHPKVAMMSHSMFGSSNRPSARKMRDAAEILARVAPQLEVEGEMQGDAALVEDVRRHFLPGTKLAGSANLLVMPTLDAANIAFNLLKITGGQGVTVGPILLGAAKPVHILNPQATTRRIVNMTAVAVAECNATR is encoded by the coding sequence ATGAGCAGCAAGACCACCGGTGATGCACCGCAACATGCCCCCAATAGTCCCGAAGCGCAACTGCGCCTGGCTGCGCTGGAATACCACCGCAGCCCGACCAAGGGCAAGATCCAGGTAACGGCCACCAAGGCCCTGTCCAATCAGCGTGACCTGTCGCTGGCCTACTCCCCGGGCGTGGCCTACGCCTGCGAAGAAATCCACAAGGACCCCGCGATGGCCGCCGAGTACACCTCGCGCGCCAACCTCGTGGCCGTGGTGACCAACGGTACCGCCGTGTTGGGCTTGGGCGACATCGGTCCGCTGGCCGGCAAGCCCGTGATGGAAGGCAAGGGCTGCCTGTTCAAGAAATTCGCCGGCATCGACGTGTTCGACATCGAACTCGATGCACGCGACCCGGACAAGATCGTCGAGATCGTAGCGGCGCTGGAGCCGACGCTTGGTGGCGTGAACCTCGAAGACATCAAGGCTCCCGAGTGCTTCTACATCGAGCAGAAGCTGCGCGAGCGCATGAACATCCCCGTCTTCCACGACGATCAGCACGGCACGGCGATCATCTCGACCGCGGCGCTGCTGAACGGCCTGAAGGTGGTAGGCAAGGACATCGCGAAGGTCAAGCTGGCCGTCTCGGGCGCGGGCGCCGCCGCAATCGCGTGCCTGGATACGATGGTCAGCCTGGGCGTGAACCGCGAGAACATCTACGTGGTCGACTCGAAGGGCGTGATCTTCCAGGGCCGCGACGCGAACATGGAGGCCAACAAGGCTCGCTACGCGCAGGACACGTCGGCCCGCACGCTGGCCGACATCGTCAAGGATGCGGACGTGTTCCTGGGTTGCTCGACCGCGGGCGTGCTGACCGGTGACATGGTCAAGACCATGGCCGACCGTCCGATCATCCTGGCGCTGGCCAACCCGGAGCCGGAAATCCGCCCGGAAGTGGCCAAGGCCGCGCGTCCGGACTGCATCATCGCCACGGGCCGTTCGGACTATCCGAACCAGGTCAACAACGTGCTCTGCTTCCCGTACATCTTCCGCGGCGCGCTCGATTGCGGCGCCACGAAGATCACCGAAGCGATGAAGCTGGCCTGCGTGAAGGCGATCGCCGAGCTGGCCGAAGCCGAACTGAACGATGCCGTGGCCGCAGCCTACGGTGGTCGTGAACTGAAGTTCGGCCCGGACTACATCATCCCGACGCCGTTCGACCAGCGCCTGATCGAGAAGATTGCACCGGCCGTTGCCAAGGCCGCCGAGGAATCCGGCGTGGCCACGCGCCCGATCAAGGACCTTGAAGCCTACCGCCAGCAACTGACCAGCTACGTGTACCACACCGGCATGATCATGAAGCCGGTGTTCACGGCCGCCAAGGCCGCGCCGAAACGCGTCGCCTACGCCGAAGGTGAAGAAGAGCGTGTGCTGCGTGCGGTGCAGGGCGTGGTGGACGAAGGTCTGGCCCGTCCGATCCTGATCGGTCGCCCGCACGTGATCCAGATGCGTATCGACAAGGCGGGCCTGCGTCTGCGCCCGGGCGTCGATTTCGAACTGATCAACCCCGAGGATGATCCGCGTTATCGCGCCTATCACGAGGAGTACCACGCGCTGCGCGGTCGCGACGGCGTGACGCCGGACATGGCCAAGGTGGCGCTGCGTCGTTCGAATACGCTGATCGGCACGATGCTGATGCACATGGGTGATGCCGATGCACTGTTGTGCGGCACGGTGGGCCGGTTCGAGGCGCATCTGGAACACGTGCGCGACGTGATCGGCCTGGCGCCGGGCGCCAAGGTGTTCGCGGCCATGAACGCGCTGATGCTCGAAAAGTACACGCTGTTCATCACGGATACGTTCGTCAACGATGATCCGAGCGCCGAGGAACTGGCTGCCATCACGCAGCTTGCAGCCGAGGAAATCGCACGCTTCGGCCTGCACCCGAAGGTTGCGATGATGTCGCACTCGATGTTCGGTTCGTCGAACCGCCCGTCGGCGCGCAAGATGCGCGACGCGGCCGAGATCCTGGCCCGCGTGGCACCGCAGCTCGAAGTGGAAGGCGAGATGCAGGGCGATGCGGCACTGGTCGAAGACGTGCGCCGTCATTTCCTGCCGGGCACCAAGCTGGCCGGCAGCGCCAATCTGCTGGTGATGCCGACGCTGGACGCCGCCAACATCGCGTTCAATCTGCTCAAGATCACGGGCGGCCAGGGCGTGACGGTGGGTCCGATCCTGCTGGGCGCAGCCAAGCCGGTGCACATCCTGAATCCGCAGGCGACCACGCGCCGTATCGTCAACATGACGGCCGTGGCCGTGGCGGAGTGCAACGCCACCCGCTGA